Proteins encoded together in one uncultured Desulfobacter sp. window:
- a CDS encoding branched-chain amino acid ABC transporter permease: MMEKKKTIWIEYLVFVCAVSVFGLFIKNTYYLQIMTFIGINTILGLGLNMLMGYTGQVSLGHAAFYGIGAYTTAILSGTYGTNPWLALVCAVAVAVFIAFIVGLPTLRLSGYYLAMGTLGFGMIINIVIREWADVTGGASGFVGIPVLEAGSLVLMAGPGYYFLVWGIVLGAMIICHRLLASRTGRALRAIHDGEKAAVAIGINTHFLKLEIFMFSAALGAVAGFLYAHFVLFISPESFGFMFSIKIVTMVVIGGMASVWGALLGAAVLTLLPEVLHGFAEYEMIIFGTILMVVMIFMPQGLTRGIMDIVRTARRARA; this comes from the coding sequence ATGATGGAGAAAAAGAAAACCATCTGGATTGAATATCTGGTTTTTGTCTGTGCTGTGTCCGTATTTGGGCTTTTCATAAAAAACACCTATTATCTTCAGATCATGACCTTTATCGGAATCAACACCATTCTAGGATTAGGCCTTAACATGCTCATGGGGTATACCGGCCAGGTTTCGTTAGGCCATGCCGCTTTTTATGGTATTGGGGCCTATACTACAGCCATCCTCTCCGGCACCTACGGTACAAATCCCTGGCTGGCCCTGGTATGCGCAGTGGCTGTCGCCGTGTTTATTGCATTCATTGTAGGGCTTCCCACCCTGCGCCTTTCCGGCTACTACCTGGCCATGGGCACCCTTGGGTTCGGTATGATCATCAATATTGTAATCCGGGAGTGGGCTGACGTCACCGGCGGTGCGTCGGGATTTGTGGGAATCCCCGTGCTGGAGGCAGGCTCCCTGGTCCTTATGGCCGGACCCGGGTACTATTTTCTTGTCTGGGGCATCGTGCTTGGCGCCATGATCATCTGCCACAGACTGCTTGCCTCACGAACGGGACGTGCACTCCGGGCCATCCATGACGGAGAAAAAGCCGCCGTTGCCATAGGCATAAATACCCATTTTCTCAAACTTGAAATATTTATGTTCTCCGCCGCCCTGGGTGCAGTTGCAGGATTTTTATACGCCCATTTCGTCCTTTTTATCAGCCCTGAATCCTTTGGGTTCATGTTCTCCATAAAAATAGTCACCATGGTGGTGATCGGCGGCATGGCAAGTGTATGGGGTGCGCTGCTCGGTGCAGCCGTTCTCACCCTTCTACCTGAAGTCCTCCACGGATTTGCAGAATATGAAATGATCATTTTCGGCACTATTTTAATGGTTGTTATGATATTTATGCCCCAAGGACTGACCAGGGGAATCATGGATATCGTTCGGACAGCCCGGAGGGCCAGGGCATGA
- a CDS encoding ABC transporter ATP-binding protein, translated as MTPSQHTGAIQTEQILEVQNLTKMFGGVTAQDKISFSIEKGIVCGLIGPNGAGKTTLFNMITGIYQPDAGKVVFNGKNIRKTPVHRLVKDGVARTFQHVELFCSMTLLENIMVGMHVRTKAGFWAAVTRIPAQKKEERLSRRRAEELLEFTGLATDAHKMAGDLPAGRQKTAQIARALASNPLLLLLDEPAAGLNPVETHALGKLILKIKQSGITMMLVEHDMSLVMGISDKVVVLDQGKKLAEGTPRQIQCNEAVMSAYLGNG; from the coding sequence ATGACACCGTCACAACACACGGGTGCAATCCAGACCGAACAAATCCTTGAGGTGCAGAATCTAACTAAGATGTTCGGCGGAGTCACGGCCCAGGACAAAATCAGTTTCTCCATTGAAAAAGGCATTGTATGTGGACTGATCGGTCCCAATGGAGCGGGAAAGACAACGCTGTTCAACATGATCACGGGTATTTACCAGCCCGATGCCGGCAAAGTCGTCTTCAATGGAAAAAATATCAGAAAGACACCTGTTCACAGATTGGTGAAAGACGGGGTTGCCAGGACCTTCCAGCACGTAGAGCTCTTTTGCTCTATGACGTTGCTGGAAAACATCATGGTAGGGATGCACGTGCGTACGAAAGCCGGCTTCTGGGCAGCTGTCACCCGAATCCCGGCCCAGAAAAAAGAAGAGCGGCTTTCCCGCCGGCGTGCAGAAGAGCTTCTTGAATTCACAGGTCTTGCAACCGATGCCCATAAAATGGCAGGCGATTTGCCCGCAGGCCGTCAGAAAACCGCACAAATCGCCCGAGCACTGGCTTCGAATCCCTTGCTGCTGCTGCTTGACGAACCAGCCGCCGGGTTGAACCCGGTTGAAACCCATGCCCTTGGCAAACTGATCCTGAAAATTAAACAATCCGGGATCACCATGATGCTGGTGGAACATGACATGAGTCTGGTTATGGGAATATCTGACAAGGTGGTCGTTCTGGATCAGGGGAAAAAACTTGCCGAAGGGACACCCCGACAGATCCAGTGTAATGAGGCGGTCATGTCGGCCTACTTAGGCAACGGATAA
- a CDS encoding ABC transporter ATP-binding protein produces MLKIKNLRCCYGNIAVVHTVSLSVRQGELISIIGANGAGKSTLLAAVCGLLKNWTGEIEFKGLALNGMSAPAIVRQGISMVPEGRQIFSPLSVMDNLKMGAYTRFKKDGKNRVNQDLDMVLQMFPILKERSDQLAGTLSGGEQQMLAIGRALMARPALLVLDEPSMGLAPKIVEMIFSTIQDLSHSGVTILLVEQNARAALKISDRGYVLETGKMVLQGSADELLVDDDVKRAYLGKDYGDFLDERNQ; encoded by the coding sequence ATGCTGAAAATTAAAAACCTGAGATGCTGTTACGGAAATATTGCCGTGGTTCACACCGTGAGTCTTTCGGTGAGACAGGGAGAGTTAATCTCCATCATCGGTGCCAACGGTGCAGGCAAAAGCACCCTGTTAGCAGCAGTGTGCGGCCTGTTAAAAAACTGGACCGGAGAGATTGAATTCAAAGGCCTCGCCCTTAACGGCATGTCTGCCCCGGCCATTGTCAGGCAGGGAATCAGCATGGTGCCCGAAGGCCGACAAATATTTTCACCCTTAAGTGTTATGGATAACCTGAAAATGGGGGCATATACCCGGTTCAAAAAAGATGGAAAAAACCGTGTGAACCAAGATCTTGACATGGTGCTTCAAATGTTTCCCATTTTAAAGGAACGCTCTGACCAATTGGCCGGCACCCTGTCAGGCGGAGAACAGCAGATGCTTGCCATCGGCAGGGCTTTGATGGCGCGCCCTGCCCTGCTCGTTCTGGACGAGCCTTCCATGGGCCTTGCCCCCAAAATTGTGGAAATGATCTTTTCCACGATTCAGGATCTGTCACACAGCGGCGTAACCATTCTTCTGGTTGAACAAAATGCCAGGGCCGCGTTAAAAATTTCCGATAGGGGGTATGTACTTGAAACGGGCAAAATGGTGCTCCAGGGCAGTGCAGACGAACTGTTGGTGGATGATGATGTAAAACGCGCTTACCTAGGCAAGGATTATGGTGACTTTTTAGACGAAAGGAATCAATAG
- a CDS encoding AMP-binding protein: protein MSEQINLTPGMDDNDKAQRQLERLQSTLNRACKNVPFHRNRIQEAGLSDITGLQDIEKLPFMDRTHLATHYPYGLFAVPLRDIVRIHTAPGSGTSPSISGYTKTDLMIWKKMIADAYAEANVTDRDIILIHLPAGLANWARDYKDGGEAVGAGVIPNSPLSVAKTLMVLRDYKVTTLVTTPVFARHLTAHMFERECHPNELNLKQIILVGEPDDGRTVSELKESLHVDVWFNYGLSEIPGPAIAHECRYHDGLHINDDHILPEIIDPATGGPVPAGEKGELVLTTLSARAFPLIRFRTGDMATFISQDCPCGATATRIHWLAEQADNYMLISGIRVSQAQVKENLRIALKMPSIGCTMAKSCRSGTDILLISLTMDERLFSDEIKNLQRLMAHAEETLTEQNGIKVKIRLTQQRV, encoded by the coding sequence GTGTCCGAACAAATTAATTTGACCCCAGGCATGGATGACAACGACAAGGCCCAACGCCAGCTTGAACGACTACAAAGCACATTGAACCGGGCATGCAAAAATGTCCCCTTTCACCGCAACCGTATCCAGGAAGCAGGCCTTTCGGACATTACCGGGCTCCAAGACATTGAAAAGTTGCCCTTTATGGACAGAACTCACCTGGCCACCCATTACCCTTACGGACTTTTCGCCGTTCCGTTGCGGGATATTGTACGCATTCACACAGCGCCCGGCTCCGGTACCAGCCCCTCCATCAGTGGATATACGAAGACGGATTTGATGATCTGGAAAAAAATGATTGCAGACGCATATGCTGAAGCCAATGTAACGGACAGGGATATTATCCTGATCCATCTGCCGGCAGGCCTTGCCAACTGGGCAAGGGACTACAAAGATGGGGGGGAGGCCGTGGGCGCAGGCGTGATTCCCAATTCTCCGCTATCTGTAGCCAAAACCCTGATGGTACTCAGGGATTATAAGGTAACAACCCTTGTAACCACCCCGGTTTTTGCCCGGCATCTGACTGCCCACATGTTTGAGCGGGAATGCCATCCAAACGAGTTGAATCTTAAACAGATCATCCTTGTGGGAGAGCCGGATGACGGACGCACGGTTTCGGAACTTAAGGAAAGTCTGCATGTAGATGTCTGGTTCAATTACGGCTTAAGCGAAATTCCCGGCCCTGCCATTGCCCATGAATGCCGATATCATGACGGGCTGCATATCAATGATGACCATATCCTGCCCGAAATCATCGATCCAGCTACAGGCGGTCCTGTCCCGGCAGGAGAAAAGGGGGAGCTTGTGCTGACCACACTTTCAGCACGAGCATTTCCGCTGATCCGCTTCCGCACCGGTGATATGGCAACATTTATATCCCAGGATTGCCCCTGCGGCGCAACCGCCACCCGGATACACTGGTTGGCTGAGCAAGCTGACAATTATATGCTCATCTCAGGCATCCGTGTGTCCCAAGCCCAGGTCAAGGAAAACCTTAGAATCGCACTAAAGATGCCATCCATCGGCTGCACCATGGCAAAATCCTGCCGGTCCGGTACCGATATACTGTTAATATCACTGACCATGGACGAGCGTCTGTTTTCAGATGAAATCAAAAATCTGCAGCGATTGATGGCGCATGCAGAAGAGACCCTGACGGAACAAAACGGCATCAAAGTGAAAATCCGCCTGACACAGCAACGGGTTTAA